One stretch of Cellulomonas wangsupingiae DNA includes these proteins:
- a CDS encoding FtsX-like permease family protein, producing MVLVVALVAVTATTLVGVLAGLLHVTEHHAVGQTLSRLAPEQVRLESVLWVRGDDVAPVLEDAREGIAQITGDVPTTDDTWLVGTVHALPSVPGRQPELTYLTAMSRPPARLLTGRWPHGAADADGRVEVSVPAVAAELKGWVVGTTIDVRPWQAQDHRTWVVVGTYEPEGPSGAWSRDRLREAGMTSTYNVPGGVGMLTTTAWGPLVADAAALHAPDQVDTAYLITQPRLADASRAAATQMRAAVRDGDETLAAALGQVRGRLMTDVGATIDATWRELVVTRTGVVTVGLLLATLTTTVMLLTARLLAERRAVEDELLAARGASAGQLRSLVVLEALGLAALTWVVALPAAGLALGVASRSGALADAGYDVGSVVPGGAPLACGVMAAVLAATLCAPAWHTAGSSAGTAHGGLLRVGADIGLLVLGLLAMWQLVVYGSPLAGGTGGPRLDPVLVAGPALVTLAAATVALRAVAPVARGAEGLAGRARSLVLPLAAWQVARRPSVSTGTVLVVVVAVAAGTFATAFSATWRTSQREQVDLAVGTDLRLDDVSAPSLTVSDALARATVGHPDAHGQPVTDRAVSVGAADNTAGVSARLVALDATRPQDLRGHTDVPWSAVLDGLAEGRPATASGTAAPLGTAVPAGTQWLLVDGVVGTDPAAEGTALVGVTVEDERGLLTQLTPSSALLGDELRAAYEIPPAGPVRIVAVDTLVALDTPAHAGPTGAGTQARLPVRVSLTAVRAVARSEQARTAAAAMTAASSPVPLDDDGWSASLRQDEDRKDAEVGGTTSPTPALLDVTSTMGLGGSQLASARLVARAWPAPGPVPVAADSSLLERIHAGSGNLTLTVDGVAVPAKVTRYVDTVPGVPRGIGLVADGTTLARAVLEAGGPPDLTDSWWVAAPAATVAAVADGLGGLDAVVTTRAGQQRDALTGPISVALPAALSVVGVSAALLVLVGTGAVAAGSLRARRLELARLQALGASRPGLVGGLLAETTLLVAVGALIGLLTGYGLSAVVAPLLTMSPDGRTPAPVPWLVWGWPGQSLWTATVAVGACAVVAAVAVLGVRRTSGAALRMGDDR from the coding sequence GTGGTGCTCGTCGTCGCACTCGTGGCCGTCACCGCGACGACGCTCGTGGGGGTGCTCGCCGGCCTCCTGCACGTGACCGAGCACCACGCGGTGGGGCAGACGCTCAGCCGGCTGGCCCCCGAGCAGGTGCGCCTGGAGTCGGTCCTCTGGGTGCGGGGTGACGACGTCGCCCCGGTGCTCGAGGACGCGCGCGAGGGGATCGCGCAGATCACGGGGGACGTCCCGACGACCGACGACACGTGGCTGGTCGGCACGGTGCACGCCCTGCCCTCGGTCCCGGGCCGGCAGCCCGAGCTGACGTACCTCACGGCGATGTCCCGGCCGCCCGCCCGCCTGCTGACGGGGCGGTGGCCGCACGGCGCGGCCGACGCCGACGGGCGCGTCGAGGTCAGCGTGCCGGCCGTCGCCGCGGAGCTGAAGGGCTGGGTGGTCGGCACGACGATCGACGTACGCCCCTGGCAGGCGCAGGACCACCGCACGTGGGTGGTCGTCGGGACGTACGAGCCCGAGGGGCCGTCGGGCGCCTGGTCGCGCGACAGGCTGCGAGAGGCCGGGATGACGAGCACCTACAACGTCCCGGGTGGCGTCGGCATGCTCACGACGACGGCGTGGGGCCCGCTCGTCGCCGACGCCGCCGCGCTCCACGCGCCCGACCAGGTCGACACGGCGTACCTGATCACCCAGCCGCGCCTCGCCGACGCCTCGCGTGCTGCGGCCACGCAGATGCGTGCCGCGGTGCGCGACGGTGACGAGACGCTGGCCGCCGCCCTGGGGCAGGTCCGCGGGCGGCTCATGACGGACGTCGGCGCGACGATCGACGCGACGTGGCGCGAGCTCGTCGTCACGCGGACGGGGGTCGTCACGGTCGGGCTGCTGCTGGCGACGCTCACGACGACGGTCATGCTGCTGACGGCACGCCTGCTCGCCGAGCGCCGCGCCGTCGAGGACGAGCTGCTCGCCGCACGCGGTGCGTCGGCGGGCCAGCTGCGGTCGCTCGTGGTGCTCGAGGCGCTCGGGCTGGCAGCGCTCACGTGGGTGGTCGCGCTGCCGGCGGCGGGCCTCGCGCTCGGCGTCGCCAGCCGGTCGGGCGCGCTTGCCGACGCCGGCTACGACGTGGGCTCCGTCGTGCCCGGCGGGGCGCCGCTCGCGTGCGGGGTCATGGCCGCGGTGCTCGCGGCGACGCTGTGCGCCCCGGCGTGGCACACGGCCGGGTCGTCGGCCGGGACGGCGCACGGCGGGCTGCTGCGCGTCGGCGCCGACATCGGGCTGCTGGTGCTCGGGCTGCTCGCGATGTGGCAGCTGGTCGTGTACGGCTCGCCCCTCGCCGGCGGCACGGGCGGGCCGCGGCTCGACCCCGTCCTGGTCGCCGGCCCTGCCCTGGTGACGCTCGCGGCAGCGACCGTCGCCCTGCGGGCCGTCGCGCCGGTCGCGCGCGGCGCCGAGGGACTGGCGGGCCGCGCCCGGTCCCTCGTCCTCCCGCTGGCCGCGTGGCAGGTCGCGCGGCGGCCGTCCGTCTCCACCGGCACGGTGCTCGTCGTCGTGGTCGCGGTGGCGGCCGGGACGTTCGCCACCGCGTTCTCGGCGACGTGGCGCACCTCCCAGCGCGAGCAGGTGGACCTCGCGGTCGGCACCGACCTGCGGCTGGACGACGTCTCCGCGCCCTCGCTGACCGTGTCCGACGCGCTCGCCCGGGCCACCGTGGGGCACCCGGACGCGCACGGCCAGCCGGTGACCGACCGCGCCGTCAGCGTCGGCGCCGCCGACAACACGGCGGGGGTCTCGGCCCGGCTCGTGGCGCTCGACGCCACCCGGCCGCAGGACCTGCGCGGGCACACCGACGTCCCGTGGAGCGCGGTCCTCGACGGGCTCGCCGAGGGCCGGCCCGCCACGGCGTCCGGCACGGCGGCGCCACTGGGCACGGCCGTGCCCGCCGGTACGCAGTGGCTCCTCGTCGACGGCGTGGTCGGCACCGACCCGGCGGCCGAGGGCACGGCGCTGGTCGGGGTGACGGTGGAGGACGAGCGCGGTCTGCTGACGCAGCTCACACCCTCCTCGGCCCTCCTCGGCGACGAGCTCCGCGCCGCGTACGAGATCCCTCCGGCCGGGCCCGTGCGCATCGTCGCCGTGGACACGCTCGTGGCCCTCGACACGCCCGCGCACGCCGGCCCGACGGGCGCGGGCACGCAGGCGAGACTCCCGGTCCGCGTGTCGCTGACCGCCGTGCGGGCCGTGGCGCGGTCGGAACAGGCCCGGACCGCGGCGGCGGCGATGACCGCTGCGAGCTCGCCGGTCCCGCTGGACGACGACGGATGGTCCGCCTCCCTGCGGCAGGACGAGGACCGCAAGGATGCGGAGGTCGGCGGCACGACCTCGCCGACCCCCGCGCTGCTGGACGTGACCTCGACGATGGGCCTCGGCGGGTCGCAGCTGGCGTCGGCGCGGCTGGTGGCCCGCGCCTGGCCGGCGCCCGGGCCGGTGCCCGTAGCGGCCGACAGCTCGCTGCTCGAGCGCATCCACGCGGGCAGCGGGAACCTCACCCTCACCGTCGACGGCGTCGCCGTGCCCGCCAAGGTCACCCGCTACGTCGACACCGTCCCGGGCGTGCCCCGCGGCATCGGGCTCGTCGCGGACGGCACGACGCTCGCACGTGCCGTCCTCGAGGCCGGCGGGCCGCCCGACCTGACGGACTCGTGGTGGGTCGCCGCCCCCGCCGCGACCGTCGCCGCCGTCGCCGACGGGCTGGGCGGGCTCGACGCCGTCGTGACGACGCGTGCCGGGCAGCAGCGCGACGCGCTCACCGGGCCGATCAGCGTCGCGCTGCCCGCCGCCCTGTCGGTCGTCGGCGTCTCGGCCGCGCTCCTCGTGCTGGTCGGCACGGGCGCCGTGGCCGCGGGCTCGCTGCGCGCCCGCCGGCTCGAGCTCGCGCGGCTGCAGGCCCTCGGTGCATCGCGCCCCGGGCTCGTGGGCGGGCTGCTCGCCGAGACCACGCTGCTCGTCGCGGTCGGTGCCCTGATCGGGCTGCTCACGGGCTACGGCCTGTCCGCCGTCGTCGCGCCCCTGCTCACCATGTCGCCCGACGGCCGGACCCCGGCCCCCGTGCCGTGGCTCGTGTGGGGATGGCCCGGGCAGTCGCTGTGGACCGCCACCGTCGCCGTCGGGGCGTGCGCCGTCGTCGCGGCCGTCGCGGTCCTCGGCGTGCGTCGCACCTCGGGCGCGGCGCTGCGGATGGGGGACGACCGATGA
- a CDS encoding ABC transporter ATP-binding protein — protein sequence MTATTTAAQGAAPAAAGPLVLVEHVERTFGSGHGAVHALRDVSLQVAPGELVALVGRSGSGKTTLLNTIGGLDRPDAGRVVVDGREVSSLDERGLVSLRRDVVAFIFQTFGLVPVLTAAENVGVPLRMLRTPVELREARVQLLLDLVGLGPHAKQRPGQLSGGQQQRVAIARALANSPRLLIADEPTGQLDSETGRAVMALIRAVVEAEGMTAIVSTHDPVMVALADRVVHLADGRLVDA from the coding sequence ATGACCGCCACCACGACCGCCGCGCAGGGTGCGGCACCCGCCGCGGCCGGGCCCCTCGTGCTCGTCGAGCACGTCGAGCGCACCTTCGGCTCCGGGCACGGCGCGGTGCACGCGCTGCGCGACGTGTCGCTGCAGGTCGCGCCGGGCGAGCTCGTCGCGCTGGTCGGACGCTCCGGGTCCGGCAAGACGACCCTGCTCAACACGATCGGCGGGCTCGACCGCCCCGACGCCGGCCGCGTCGTCGTCGACGGGCGGGAGGTCTCGTCCCTCGACGAGCGCGGGCTGGTGTCCCTGCGCCGCGACGTCGTCGCGTTCATCTTCCAGACGTTCGGGCTGGTGCCCGTGCTGACCGCCGCCGAGAACGTCGGGGTGCCCCTGCGGATGCTGCGCACCCCCGTCGAGCTGCGCGAGGCGCGCGTGCAGCTCCTGCTCGACCTCGTCGGCCTGGGCCCGCACGCCAAGCAGCGGCCCGGCCAGCTCTCGGGCGGCCAGCAGCAGCGCGTCGCGATCGCCCGCGCGCTGGCGAACTCCCCGCGCCTGCTCATCGCCGACGAGCCGACCGGCCAGCTCGACTCCGAGACCGGACGGGCGGTCATGGCCCTGATCCGTGCGGTCGTGGAGGCGGAGGGCATGACGGCGATCGTCTCGACGCACGACCCGGTGATGGTGGCGCTCGCCGACCGCGTCGTGCACCTCGCCGACGGCCGCCTCGTCGACGCCTGA
- a CDS encoding ABC transporter ATP-binding protein — protein sequence MDDTTTVRDDVPPTSLATLEERARARPEAFGRTSLIVCESLVRIYQSEGIEVQALQGLDLLVDEGELVAVVGASGSGKSTLLSVLSGLDVPTAGNVRVGEWDLMTMTARERVEYRRSTVGFVWQQTARNLVPYLTSAENVALPMALAGRPRRQRRADAAALLDVLGVAYCADRRPAQMSGGEQQRVAIAVGLANSPRVLFADEPTGELDTATSHDVLGAMQAVNRDLGTTVVVVTHDPGVSDHVQRTVAIRDGRTSSEVLRRTATRDDGTEHEVAEEFAVLDRAGRVQLPREYRETLDLVGRVRLTLEEAHVAVRPGHGDAPTAPSDDRHPRHGRRAR from the coding sequence ATGGACGACACCACGACCGTGCGGGACGACGTGCCCCCGACGAGCCTGGCGACGCTCGAGGAACGCGCGCGGGCCCGGCCCGAGGCGTTCGGGCGGACGTCGCTCATCGTGTGCGAGTCCCTCGTGCGCATCTACCAGTCGGAGGGCATCGAGGTGCAGGCCCTGCAGGGCCTCGACCTGCTCGTCGACGAGGGCGAGCTCGTCGCCGTCGTCGGCGCCTCCGGGTCCGGCAAGTCGACGCTGCTGTCGGTGCTGTCGGGCCTGGACGTGCCCACGGCGGGCAACGTGCGCGTCGGGGAGTGGGACCTGATGACGATGACGGCCCGCGAGCGCGTCGAGTACCGCCGCTCGACCGTCGGGTTCGTGTGGCAGCAGACCGCACGCAACCTGGTGCCGTACCTGACGTCCGCCGAGAACGTGGCGCTGCCGATGGCGCTCGCCGGACGCCCCCGCCGGCAGCGGCGCGCGGACGCGGCGGCGCTGCTCGACGTGCTCGGCGTGGCCTACTGCGCCGACCGCCGGCCCGCGCAGATGTCCGGCGGCGAGCAGCAGCGCGTCGCGATCGCCGTAGGGCTGGCCAACTCTCCGCGCGTGCTGTTCGCCGACGAGCCGACGGGGGAGCTGGACACCGCGACCTCGCACGACGTGCTCGGCGCGATGCAGGCGGTCAACCGGGACCTGGGGACCACGGTCGTCGTGGTCACCCACGACCCGGGCGTCAGCGACCACGTGCAGCGCACCGTCGCGATCCGCGACGGGCGCACGAGCTCGGAGGTGCTGCGCCGCACCGCCACGCGGGACGACGGCACCGAGCACGAGGTCGCCGAGGAGTTCGCCGTCCTCGACCGTGCGGGGCGCGTCCAGCTGCCCCGCGAGTACCGCGAGACCCTCGACCTGGTCGGGCGCGTGCGCCTGACCCTGGAGGAGGCCCACGTCGCCGTGCGCCCCGGCCACGGCGACGCCCCGACGGCGCCGAGCGACGACCGGCACCCCCGCCACGGACGGAGAGCCCGATGA
- a CDS encoding FtsX-like permease family protein → MSDVRTRLEATTGDALLVTRRRAAQDRGLLVGTAVLLLATLVLTLAVPRLVERTADLAVRETIQAAGRDADLVTHPVMDPLTLEPPDPRDGGYEAATWLESALGADTHEPVAQVVAAVGVLSTPVGEFGASLVHVGTPGQDEPVVRWVAGTPPVPVPAAEHMATRQDHDLVRRVEVGLSAAAAAELGITLADGPLTGERIGPGRTDHVVVTGLYEPVDPQAAIWQEHAGLLAAVTARPGMPVPVHVAAYVPYENVPDMLHLTGRRAVTISARAAVDTEGMSVADAHRLVDRVEQLSAQTGRLSTRLPEVVTAFDTRMSAARAQASLVLTGVAATAALCLVLAASLLVGRRRELVVAERARGASIASVAFRGLLESVPVVVVVAALAAGLVGWWLPGHASPVLLAVVVVLVAALAPAVLAAGVAASATSGRRTPADRRDRAAQRARLGARRLVVEGLVVALAVAAVVSLTGRGLLPLASGEVDPLLSAAPVLLAAAAALVVVRVSPAVVRAAGRGAVRSRGLAAPLAVARAHGATTAVVPLLAVTVAVALVVLCGTLVHSVRTGQQAAATQLVGAHVRIDGPLGTYGSEDLVDRLAASAGVTASATGAQISKRSFGENTFLKATLLVVDAAELAEVRRAVGLPDLPGLATLGEPGPDGTVPALVGAELLERAHLDGTGVVVGAVDAEVLLDVRGTTDLPPDPGAPRLDARAVSTGGGGDSADDDGVVVVDRRVLAAVADQRPSVDRLWLAGPGAVAAVEAADIAPPATSGLVVTTRDGWHRAWSQSPLPEAMVALLLSAVGVLAALSVLALVLVVVATARERGRTLSALRTLGLDARTARWATLGELAPLVLGGLLGGAGIGLGLPALLGGALGLQQLTAEPGAATVATTWWPVAAAVAALAVALVVAVLTEQAVRRRDRLGEVLRVGER, encoded by the coding sequence GTGAGCGACGTCCGGACGCGCCTGGAGGCGACCACCGGCGACGCGCTGCTCGTCACGCGCCGACGTGCCGCGCAGGACAGGGGCCTGCTCGTCGGCACCGCCGTGCTGCTGCTCGCCACGCTCGTCCTCACGCTCGCGGTGCCGCGGCTCGTGGAACGCACCGCCGACCTGGCCGTGCGCGAGACGATCCAGGCCGCCGGCCGGGACGCGGACCTCGTCACGCACCCCGTCATGGACCCGCTCACCCTGGAGCCTCCGGACCCCCGCGACGGCGGCTACGAGGCCGCGACGTGGCTGGAGAGCGCGCTGGGCGCGGACACGCACGAGCCCGTGGCGCAGGTCGTGGCCGCCGTCGGCGTCCTGAGCACCCCGGTCGGCGAGTTCGGTGCGAGCCTCGTCCACGTCGGGACCCCGGGGCAGGACGAGCCCGTCGTGCGGTGGGTCGCCGGCACCCCTCCCGTCCCCGTGCCGGCGGCGGAGCACATGGCGACCCGCCAGGACCACGACCTCGTCCGCCGGGTCGAGGTCGGGCTGAGCGCCGCGGCCGCCGCCGAGCTCGGCATCACGCTCGCCGACGGGCCGCTGACCGGTGAGCGCATCGGGCCGGGGCGCACCGACCACGTCGTGGTGACCGGGCTGTACGAGCCGGTCGACCCGCAGGCGGCGATCTGGCAGGAGCACGCCGGCCTGCTGGCCGCCGTGACCGCACGGCCCGGCATGCCGGTCCCGGTGCACGTGGCGGCCTACGTGCCGTACGAGAACGTCCCGGACATGCTGCACCTGACGGGCCGGCGCGCCGTCACGATCTCGGCCCGCGCGGCCGTCGACACCGAGGGCATGTCCGTCGCCGACGCGCACCGGCTCGTCGACCGGGTCGAGCAGCTCTCCGCGCAGACCGGGCGGCTGTCCACCCGGCTCCCCGAGGTCGTCACGGCGTTCGACACGCGCATGTCCGCGGCGCGCGCGCAGGCGTCCCTGGTGCTCACCGGCGTCGCGGCGACGGCGGCGCTGTGCCTCGTCCTGGCTGCGTCCCTGCTCGTGGGCCGCCGGCGCGAGCTCGTCGTGGCCGAGCGTGCCCGCGGCGCGTCGATCGCGTCCGTGGCGTTCCGCGGCCTGCTGGAGTCGGTCCCGGTCGTGGTCGTGGTGGCCGCGCTGGCGGCCGGGCTGGTCGGCTGGTGGCTGCCCGGCCACGCGAGCCCGGTCCTGCTCGCGGTCGTGGTCGTGCTCGTCGCCGCTCTCGCGCCGGCCGTGCTCGCGGCAGGCGTGGCCGCGTCCGCCACCAGCGGGCGGCGCACCCCGGCCGACAGGCGGGACCGCGCCGCGCAGCGCGCCCGCCTCGGTGCGCGCCGCCTCGTCGTCGAGGGCCTGGTCGTGGCGCTGGCGGTCGCGGCCGTCGTGTCCCTGACCGGTCGCGGCCTCCTGCCCCTGGCGTCCGGCGAGGTCGACCCGCTGCTGTCGGCCGCGCCCGTGCTGCTGGCCGCGGCCGCCGCGCTCGTCGTCGTGCGGGTGTCCCCCGCCGTCGTCCGGGCCGCAGGGCGCGGGGCCGTCCGCTCGCGCGGGCTGGCCGCCCCCCTGGCCGTCGCCCGTGCGCACGGCGCCACCACGGCCGTCGTCCCGCTGCTGGCCGTGACCGTCGCCGTCGCGCTCGTCGTGCTGTGCGGCACGCTCGTGCACAGCGTCCGCACGGGCCAGCAGGCGGCGGCGACGCAGCTCGTCGGTGCCCACGTGCGGATCGACGGGCCGCTCGGCACGTACGGCAGCGAGGACCTGGTGGACCGGCTCGCCGCGTCCGCCGGCGTCACGGCGTCGGCCACCGGCGCGCAGATCTCGAAGCGGTCGTTCGGTGAGAACACCTTCCTGAAGGCGACGCTGCTGGTCGTGGACGCCGCGGAGCTCGCCGAGGTGCGCCGCGCGGTCGGCCTGCCCGACCTCCCCGGGCTCGCGACGCTCGGTGAGCCGGGACCCGACGGGACCGTGCCCGCCCTGGTCGGTGCGGAGCTGCTGGAGCGGGCGCACCTCGACGGCACCGGGGTCGTCGTCGGCGCGGTCGACGCGGAGGTCCTGCTCGACGTCCGCGGGACGACCGACCTGCCGCCCGACCCGGGCGCACCCCGGCTCGACGCGCGCGCGGTGTCGACCGGCGGCGGCGGCGACAGCGCCGACGACGACGGCGTCGTCGTCGTGGACCGCCGGGTGCTCGCTGCCGTGGCCGACCAGCGCCCCTCCGTCGACCGCCTCTGGCTCGCCGGCCCGGGGGCCGTCGCCGCCGTCGAGGCCGCGGACATCGCTCCGCCCGCGACGTCGGGCCTGGTGGTGACGACCCGCGACGGCTGGCACCGCGCCTGGTCGCAGTCCCCGCTCCCGGAGGCGATGGTGGCGCTGCTCCTGTCCGCCGTCGGCGTGCTGGCCGCGCTGTCGGTGCTCGCGCTCGTGCTCGTCGTCGTCGCCACCGCCCGCGAGCGCGGGCGGACCCTGTCCGCGCTGCGCACGCTGGGCCTCGACGCGCGCACGGCGCGGTGGGCCACGCTCGGGGAGCTCGCACCGCTGGTGCTCGGCGGTCTGCTGGGCGGGGCCGGGATCGGGCTCGGCCTCCCGGCGCTCCTCGGCGGGGCCCTCGGGCTGCAGCAGCTGACGGCGGAGCCGGGCGCCGCCACGGTCGCGACGACGTGGTGGCCCGTCGCCGCCGCGGTCGCCGCGCTCGCCGTGGCGCTCGTGGTGGCCGTGCTGACGGAGCAGGCCGTGCGGCGGCGGGACAGGCTCGGCGAGGTGTTGCGGGTGGGTGAACGGTGA
- a CDS encoding FtsX-like permease family protein produces MGWRSQVLLGRLRDQAAVLATVTLVTFVATTLLGTFAFLLDVTGHDAVDAALDRLPDSAVTLEANIRVRNDDTQAAVAAAEATFAETLGDLPSERSLWLTGRLWTLPREDARRAPPLGYPASSPLVPGQADLLSGAWPDAARDDAGRLQVNVPDVAAQRYGWPLGTEIPVRTLSGGTPDTWVVVGTHRLTGPASSWSRDVLDGAGHSDAFPVPGTSGTVVTDAWGPMVVAPEALLGPDVTESARLLVTPDLAGAPRGALAATRDALESGQVRLSRALGALDISGFVQTRLDATIDAASREQTVTQVGVVVVGLLLAVLATTVMLLAARLLSERRAAEGALVAARGASPAQLRSLAVVEAVVVAGVTAAVSPWAARALFVHVVDRGGLAAAGLTTPEGVPAAVGLACAAVAVVLAVALVVPAWHTSGSSSSAAHAGLVRTGADLALVALAGVALWQLVDYGAPLTPAAGGPRLDPVLVAGPALVVLGAAVLALRLVGPVARVADVLARSSRTLVAPLAAWQVSRRTSAATGTTLVVVLAVTAATFSHAFHATWRTSQLEQVDLALGADARIDDLRGDPLTSSADVRAALADAPAGSRAQPVVDRQAVVGANLGPASGSNGIDTRLLAVDAGDTAALRGRSEPTWSALLGGLVASDAPRATGVRLPGDPQWLVATVTPGTAPAASGAVYLRLAVEDDAGVQAWLGRLDVPLAGPSSLALEVPRSLGPLRVVAVSAAVLLDDAPPEVRLATTGRDRVGHVGLALHDVRVVDRAEGVTSALVAELVADAQGTPVDLGSADWAPTSHLGSSYTVVAGRDATTPDPASLPADALVLDATFDMTSIVTSSGLMSAQTWPATGPLRAVLTPGLAERAGLDPGDGFWLRVENTPVPARVHDVAPYLPGTPRGHAVLVDRTALSRAVAEAAGSDTLVDSWWVTAPDAAAPALASAVALSTDAGATVRVTERESAVSGPLRVAVPAALSLVTAAAGVLLLVGLGASAAAAVRSRRLELARLQALGAARRSLVGGLVAEHAFLVALGTGAGLVIGYGLARAVAPLLTVSPDGLRPVPSPLTVWDDGVVLALTGGLAVAGCALVAVLAALLVRRASGALLRLGDDR; encoded by the coding sequence ATGGGCTGGCGCTCGCAGGTGCTCCTAGGACGCCTGCGCGACCAGGCGGCCGTCCTGGCGACGGTCACCCTCGTCACCTTCGTCGCGACGACGCTCCTGGGGACGTTCGCCTTCCTCCTCGACGTGACCGGCCACGACGCGGTGGACGCCGCGCTGGACCGCCTGCCGGACTCCGCCGTGACCCTCGAGGCGAACATCCGGGTGCGGAACGACGACACGCAGGCGGCGGTCGCCGCGGCGGAGGCCACGTTCGCCGAGACGCTCGGCGACCTGCCGTCCGAACGGTCCCTGTGGCTCACGGGCCGCCTGTGGACGCTGCCGCGCGAGGACGCCCGACGTGCCCCACCGCTCGGGTACCCCGCGTCCAGCCCGCTGGTGCCGGGCCAGGCGGACCTGCTGTCGGGCGCGTGGCCGGACGCCGCACGCGACGACGCCGGCCGGCTGCAGGTCAACGTGCCCGACGTCGCGGCACAGAGGTACGGCTGGCCGCTCGGCACCGAGATCCCGGTGCGGACCCTCAGCGGCGGGACCCCGGACACGTGGGTGGTGGTGGGTACGCACCGGCTCACCGGCCCGGCGTCGTCGTGGTCGCGCGACGTGCTCGACGGCGCGGGCCACTCCGACGCGTTCCCGGTACCGGGCACCAGCGGCACCGTCGTCACCGACGCGTGGGGGCCGATGGTCGTCGCCCCCGAGGCGCTGCTCGGCCCCGACGTCACCGAGTCCGCACGTCTGCTCGTCACGCCGGACCTCGCCGGGGCACCGCGCGGTGCGCTCGCGGCCACGCGCGACGCCCTCGAGTCGGGCCAGGTCCGGCTCTCGCGCGCGCTGGGCGCCCTCGACATCAGCGGCTTCGTGCAGACGCGGCTCGACGCGACGATCGACGCCGCCTCCCGCGAGCAGACGGTCACGCAGGTCGGCGTCGTGGTCGTCGGGCTGCTGCTCGCGGTGCTCGCGACGACGGTCATGCTCCTGGCCGCCCGCCTGCTGAGCGAGCGCCGGGCGGCCGAGGGGGCGCTCGTCGCCGCCCGCGGTGCGTCGCCGGCGCAGCTACGCTCGCTCGCCGTCGTGGAGGCGGTCGTGGTCGCCGGCGTCACGGCAGCCGTGTCCCCCTGGGCGGCGCGTGCCCTGTTCGTGCACGTGGTCGACCGCGGCGGGCTCGCGGCGGCCGGCCTGACCACCCCGGAGGGCGTCCCGGCGGCCGTCGGGCTCGCGTGCGCCGCCGTGGCGGTCGTCCTGGCCGTCGCGCTGGTCGTCCCCGCCTGGCACACGAGCGGCTCGTCGAGCTCGGCCGCGCACGCCGGCCTCGTGCGGACCGGTGCCGACCTGGCGCTCGTCGCCCTCGCCGGCGTCGCCCTGTGGCAGCTGGTCGACTACGGCGCACCGCTCACGCCGGCGGCCGGCGGTCCGCGCCTCGACCCCGTGCTCGTCGCCGGCCCGGCGCTGGTCGTGCTCGGTGCCGCGGTCCTCGCGCTGCGGCTCGTCGGGCCGGTGGCACGGGTCGCCGACGTGCTCGCCCGCAGCAGCCGGACGCTGGTCGCACCGCTCGCGGCGTGGCAGGTCTCCCGGCGCACGTCCGCCGCCACCGGCACCACGCTGGTCGTCGTGCTCGCCGTCACCGCCGCGACGTTCTCCCACGCCTTCCACGCGACGTGGCGCACGTCGCAGCTCGAGCAGGTCGACCTCGCCCTGGGGGCCGACGCCCGCATCGACGACCTGCGCGGCGACCCGCTGACCTCGTCCGCCGACGTGCGCGCCGCACTCGCGGACGCACCGGCGGGCAGCCGCGCGCAGCCCGTCGTGGACCGGCAGGCGGTGGTCGGTGCGAACCTCGGCCCCGCGAGCGGCAGCAACGGGATCGACACGCGTCTGCTCGCGGTGGACGCCGGGGACACGGCCGCGCTGCGAGGCCGCTCGGAGCCGACGTGGTCCGCCCTGCTCGGCGGCCTCGTGGCCTCCGACGCACCCCGGGCCACGGGCGTCCGGTTGCCGGGCGACCCGCAGTGGCTCGTCGCGACGGTCACGCCCGGCACCGCACCCGCCGCGTCGGGCGCGGTGTACCTGCGCCTCGCCGTCGAGGACGACGCGGGCGTGCAGGCCTGGCTCGGCAGGCTCGACGTGCCCCTGGCGGGGCCCTCGTCCCTGGCGCTCGAGGTGCCGCGCTCGCTCGGGCCCCTGCGGGTCGTGGCCGTCTCCGCGGCCGTCCTGCTCGACGACGCACCGCCGGAGGTCCGGCTGGCCACGACGGGTCGGGACCGCGTCGGTCACGTCGGCCTCGCGCTGCACGACGTGCGCGTCGTCGACCGCGCCGAGGGTGTCACGTCGGCCCTCGTGGCCGAGCTCGTCGCGGACGCGCAGGGCACGCCGGTGGACCTGGGGAGCGCCGACTGGGCCCCCACCTCCCACCTCGGCAGCTCGTACACCGTCGTCGCGGGCAGGGACGCCACGACGCCGGACCCGGCGTCGCTGCCCGCCGACGCGCTCGTGCTCGACGCGACGTTCGACATGACGTCGATCGTCACCAGCAGCGGTCTCATGAGCGCCCAGACGTGGCCCGCGACCGGCCCGCTGCGCGCGGTGCTCACCCCCGGTCTGGCGGAGCGCGCCGGGCTCGACCCCGGCGACGGGTTCTGGCTCCGTGTCGAGAACACACCGGTCCCGGCCCGCGTCCACGACGTCGCGCCCTACCTGCCGGGCACGCCCCGGGGCCACGCGGTGCTCGTCGACCGCACGGCCCTGAGCCGCGCGGTGGCCGAGGCCGCGGGCAGCGACACGCTCGTCGACTCCTGGTGGGTCACGGCTCCGGACGCGGCGGCACCCGCCCTGGCGTCGGCCGTCGCCCTCTCCACCGACGCCGGCGCGACGGTGCGCGTCACGGAGCGCGAGTCGGCGGTCTCCGGCCCGCTGCGGGTGGCGGTGCCCGCCGCCCTGTCCCTCGTCACCGCCGCCGCGGGTGTCCTGCTGCTCGTCGGGCTCGGCGCGAGCGCGGCCGCCGCCGTCCGGTCCCGCCGGCTCGAGCTGGCCCGTCTGCAGGCCCTGGGCGCCGCCCGGCGGTCCCTCGTGGGCGGCCTCGTCGCCGAGCACGCGTTCCTGGTCGCGCTCGGCACCGGTGCCGGGCTCGTCATCGGCTACGGCCTCGCCAGGGCCGTCGCCCCGCTGCTCACCGTCTCGCCCGACGGTCTGCGCCCGGTCCCGAGCCCGCTGACCGTGTGGGACGACGGTGTCGTCCTCGCCCTGACCGGAGGGCTCGCGGTCGCCGGCTGCGCCCTCGTCGCCGTCCTCGCCGCGCTGCTCGTGCGCCGCGCCTCCGGGGCCCTGCTGCGGCTGGGGGACGACCGGTGA